Proteins encoded together in one Bactrocera neohumeralis isolate Rockhampton chromosome 4, APGP_CSIRO_Bneo_wtdbg2-racon-allhic-juicebox.fasta_v2, whole genome shotgun sequence window:
- the LOC126757211 gene encoding fatty acid CoA ligase Acsl3 isoform X2, whose product MESFWVQSAIGAIKVLAFVCDIITLPVYLVLQRPWKRREESRRVKARVVSSDEHSLTYRTIEPPREVHVKMLQNNIDTLEKMFNYVAKVHSNKRCLGTRQILSEEDEVQPNGRIFKKYNMGEYKWKNFIETDRMATSFGRGLRECGQSARQNIVIFAETRAEWMIAAHGCFKQAMSIVTVYATLGDEGVAHCISETEVTTVITSHELLPKFKQLLDKCPNVNTVIYMEDQLHKTDTTGFKDGVRVLSFSQVVRMGQESKFESVPPKPEDTAIIMYTSGSTGTPKGVLLSHQNCIATMKGFCDVVTVKPDDVLIGFLPLAHVFELLAESVCLITGVPIGYSTPLTLIDTSSKIMRGSKGDATVLRPTCMTSVPLILDRISKGINDKVNSGSAFKKALFKFLYQYKVQWTNRGYQTPLIDKLVFQKVSKLLGGRVRLVLSGGAPLSPDTHEQIKTCLCVEVVQGYGLTETTSGATVMDNRDMTYGRTGAPLTVCDIRLVNWEEGRYRITNKPYPQGEVLIGGDCVSKGYYKLPDKTDEEFFEEDGKQWFKTGDIGEIHPDGVLKIIDRKKDLVKLQAGEYVSLGKVESELKTCPIVENICIYGDPTKQFTVALVVPNHKHLEELAERNSLKSKPFDELCTSPIMEKAVLKELSEHARKCKLQKYEVPAVLTLCKEVWSPDMGLVTAAFKLKRKEIQEKYQHDIKRMYAS is encoded by the exons ATGGAAAGCTTCTGGGTGCAGAGCGCGATCGGTGCTATCAAAGTGCTCGCTTTTGTGTGTGACATAATCACGTTGCCGGTATATTTGGTGTTGCAGCGACCATGGAAGCGAAGAGAGGAGTCGCGACGCGTCAAG GCGCGTGTTGTCAGTTCCGATGAGCATTCGTTGACCTATCGCACTATTGAACCGCCCCGCGAGGTACACGTGAAGATGCTGCAAAATAACATCGACACACTAGAGAAGATGTTCAACTATGTGGCCAAGGTGCATTCGAACAAACGTTGCTTGGGCACACGTCAGATCCTCAGCGAAGAGGATGAGGTGCAACCGAATGGACGCATCTTCAAGAAGTACAATATGGGCGAGTATAAGTGGAAGAATTTCATTGAGACCGATCGCATGGCAACGTCCTTCGGTCGCGGTCTGCGCGAATGTGGTCAGAGCGCCCGACagaatattgttatttttgcggAGACGCGCGCCGAATGGATGATTGCGGCGCATGGTTGCTTCAAGCAGGCGATGTCCATTGTAACTGTATATGCCACACTAGGCGATGAAGGCGTGGCGCATT GCATCAGCGAAACGGAAGTCACCACAGTGATTACGTCGCACGAGCTGTTGCCTAAATtcaagcagttgctggataaaTGCCCCAATGTAAACACCGTTATCTACATGGAAGATCAGTTGCATAAGACCGACACAACGGGCTTCAAGGACGGCGTACGCGTTCTCTCTTTTTCGCAAGTTGTGCGCATGGGTCAGGAGAGCAAGTTTG AGAGCGTTCCACCCAAACCCGAGGACACAGCCATTATTATGTATACTTCCGGCTCGACAGGCACACCGAAGGGCGTGTTATTGTCTCATCAAAATTGTATTGCCACAATGAAAGGTTTCTGTGACGTGGTGACCGTGAAGCCTGACGATGTGCTGATTGG CTTCCTGCCGCTCGCGCACGTGTTTGAATTGCTCGCCGAGAGTGTTTGCCTGATTACCGGCGTACCCATTGGCTACTCCACGCCACTGACTCTAATTGACACCAGCAGTAAGATTATGCGCGGCAGCAAAGGTGATGCGACCGTCTTGAGACCCACATGCATGACTTCCGTGCCG ttAATCTTGGACCGCATCTCCAAGGGCATTAACGACAAAGTTAATTCGGGTTCTGCTTTCAAGAAGGCGCTCTTCAAATTTCTGTATCAGTACAAAGTGCAATGGACGAATCGTGGCTATCAGACGCCGTTGATTGATAA ATTGGTTTTCCAGAAGGTCTCAAAATTGCTTGGTGGTCGCGTGCGATTGGTGCTCTCCGGCGGTGCGCCACTTTCACCCGATACACATGAACAAATCAAAACATGCTTATGCGTAGAAGTAGTACAAGGTTACGGTCTAACGGAGACTACATCGGGCGCCACGGTTATGGACA ACCGTGATATGACTTATGGTCGCACTGGCGCACCGCTGACCGTCTGCGACATACGTCTAGTCAACTGGGAGGAGGGCAGATATCGTATTACAAATAAACCATATCCACAG GGCGAAGTGCTAATAGGCGGTGATTGTGTATCGAAAGGTTACTACAAATTGCCCGACAAAACCGATGAGGAATTTTTCGAGGAGGATGGCAAACAGTGGTTTAAGACTGGCGACATTGGTGAAATTCATCCAGATGGTGTACTTAAAATCATTG ATCGCAAGAAGGACTTGGTTAAGCTGCAGGCCGGCGAATACGTGTCACTCGGCAAAGTTGAATCCGAACTGAAGACTTGCCCAATTGTGGAGAATATCTGCATTTATGGCGATCCAACCAAACAGTTCACCGTGGCATTGGTGGTGCCCAATCACAAACATCTCGAAGAATTGGCCGAACGCAATAGTTTAAAGTCCAAACCTTTTGACGAGTTATGCACGTCGCCTATTATGGAGAAAGCGGTCCTAAAAGAACTATCCGAACATGCCAGGAAAT GCAAATTGCAAAAGTATGAAGTGCCCGCAGTGCTCACGCTCTGCAAGGAGGTTTGGTCACCTGACATGGGTCTCGTTACGGCCGCTTTTAAGCTGAAACGCAAGGAAATACAAGAAAAATACCAACACGATATCAAACGCATGTACGCGTCATGA
- the LOC126757211 gene encoding fatty acid CoA ligase Acsl3 isoform X3: MDEKPRYAADDIEARVVSSDEHSLTYRTIEPPREVHVKMLQNNIDTLEKMFNYVAKVHSNKRCLGTRQILSEEDEVQPNGRIFKKYNMGEYKWKNFIETDRMATSFGRGLRECGQSARQNIVIFAETRAEWMIAAHGCFKQAMSIVTVYATLGDEGVAHCISETEVTTVITSHELLPKFKQLLDKCPNVNTVIYMEDQLHKTDTTGFKDGVRVLSFSQVVRMGQESKFESVPPKPEDTAIIMYTSGSTGTPKGVLLSHQNCIATMKGFCDVVTVKPDDVLIGFLPLAHVFELLAESVCLITGVPIGYSTPLTLIDTSSKIMRGSKGDATVLRPTCMTSVPLILDRISKGINDKVNSGSAFKKALFKFLYQYKVQWTNRGYQTPLIDKLVFQKVSKLLGGRVRLVLSGGAPLSPDTHEQIKTCLCVEVVQGYGLTETTSGATVMDNRDMTYGRTGAPLTVCDIRLVNWEEGRYRITNKPYPQGEVLIGGDCVSKGYYKLPDKTDEEFFEEDGKQWFKTGDIGEIHPDGVLKIIDRKKDLVKLQAGEYVSLGKVESELKTCPIVENICIYGDPTKQFTVALVVPNHKHLEELAERNSLKSKPFDELCTSPIMEKAVLKELSEHARKCKLQKYEVPAVLTLCKEVWSPDMGLVTAAFKLKRKEIQEKYQHDIKRMYAS; encoded by the exons ATGGACGAGAAGCCGAGATATGCCGCAGATGACATTGAG GCGCGTGTTGTCAGTTCCGATGAGCATTCGTTGACCTATCGCACTATTGAACCGCCCCGCGAGGTACACGTGAAGATGCTGCAAAATAACATCGACACACTAGAGAAGATGTTCAACTATGTGGCCAAGGTGCATTCGAACAAACGTTGCTTGGGCACACGTCAGATCCTCAGCGAAGAGGATGAGGTGCAACCGAATGGACGCATCTTCAAGAAGTACAATATGGGCGAGTATAAGTGGAAGAATTTCATTGAGACCGATCGCATGGCAACGTCCTTCGGTCGCGGTCTGCGCGAATGTGGTCAGAGCGCCCGACagaatattgttatttttgcggAGACGCGCGCCGAATGGATGATTGCGGCGCATGGTTGCTTCAAGCAGGCGATGTCCATTGTAACTGTATATGCCACACTAGGCGATGAAGGCGTGGCGCATT GCATCAGCGAAACGGAAGTCACCACAGTGATTACGTCGCACGAGCTGTTGCCTAAATtcaagcagttgctggataaaTGCCCCAATGTAAACACCGTTATCTACATGGAAGATCAGTTGCATAAGACCGACACAACGGGCTTCAAGGACGGCGTACGCGTTCTCTCTTTTTCGCAAGTTGTGCGCATGGGTCAGGAGAGCAAGTTTG AGAGCGTTCCACCCAAACCCGAGGACACAGCCATTATTATGTATACTTCCGGCTCGACAGGCACACCGAAGGGCGTGTTATTGTCTCATCAAAATTGTATTGCCACAATGAAAGGTTTCTGTGACGTGGTGACCGTGAAGCCTGACGATGTGCTGATTGG CTTCCTGCCGCTCGCGCACGTGTTTGAATTGCTCGCCGAGAGTGTTTGCCTGATTACCGGCGTACCCATTGGCTACTCCACGCCACTGACTCTAATTGACACCAGCAGTAAGATTATGCGCGGCAGCAAAGGTGATGCGACCGTCTTGAGACCCACATGCATGACTTCCGTGCCG ttAATCTTGGACCGCATCTCCAAGGGCATTAACGACAAAGTTAATTCGGGTTCTGCTTTCAAGAAGGCGCTCTTCAAATTTCTGTATCAGTACAAAGTGCAATGGACGAATCGTGGCTATCAGACGCCGTTGATTGATAA ATTGGTTTTCCAGAAGGTCTCAAAATTGCTTGGTGGTCGCGTGCGATTGGTGCTCTCCGGCGGTGCGCCACTTTCACCCGATACACATGAACAAATCAAAACATGCTTATGCGTAGAAGTAGTACAAGGTTACGGTCTAACGGAGACTACATCGGGCGCCACGGTTATGGACA ACCGTGATATGACTTATGGTCGCACTGGCGCACCGCTGACCGTCTGCGACATACGTCTAGTCAACTGGGAGGAGGGCAGATATCGTATTACAAATAAACCATATCCACAG GGCGAAGTGCTAATAGGCGGTGATTGTGTATCGAAAGGTTACTACAAATTGCCCGACAAAACCGATGAGGAATTTTTCGAGGAGGATGGCAAACAGTGGTTTAAGACTGGCGACATTGGTGAAATTCATCCAGATGGTGTACTTAAAATCATTG ATCGCAAGAAGGACTTGGTTAAGCTGCAGGCCGGCGAATACGTGTCACTCGGCAAAGTTGAATCCGAACTGAAGACTTGCCCAATTGTGGAGAATATCTGCATTTATGGCGATCCAACCAAACAGTTCACCGTGGCATTGGTGGTGCCCAATCACAAACATCTCGAAGAATTGGCCGAACGCAATAGTTTAAAGTCCAAACCTTTTGACGAGTTATGCACGTCGCCTATTATGGAGAAAGCGGTCCTAAAAGAACTATCCGAACATGCCAGGAAAT GCAAATTGCAAAAGTATGAAGTGCCCGCAGTGCTCACGCTCTGCAAGGAGGTTTGGTCACCTGACATGGGTCTCGTTACGGCCGCTTTTAAGCTGAAACGCAAGGAAATACAAGAAAAATACCAACACGATATCAAACGCATGTACGCGTCATGA
- the LOC126757211 gene encoding fatty acid CoA ligase Acsl3 isoform X1 produces the protein MFIEDDAQMESFWVQSAIGAIKVLAFVCDIITLPVYLVLQRPWKRREESRRVKARVVSSDEHSLTYRTIEPPREVHVKMLQNNIDTLEKMFNYVAKVHSNKRCLGTRQILSEEDEVQPNGRIFKKYNMGEYKWKNFIETDRMATSFGRGLRECGQSARQNIVIFAETRAEWMIAAHGCFKQAMSIVTVYATLGDEGVAHCISETEVTTVITSHELLPKFKQLLDKCPNVNTVIYMEDQLHKTDTTGFKDGVRVLSFSQVVRMGQESKFESVPPKPEDTAIIMYTSGSTGTPKGVLLSHQNCIATMKGFCDVVTVKPDDVLIGFLPLAHVFELLAESVCLITGVPIGYSTPLTLIDTSSKIMRGSKGDATVLRPTCMTSVPLILDRISKGINDKVNSGSAFKKALFKFLYQYKVQWTNRGYQTPLIDKLVFQKVSKLLGGRVRLVLSGGAPLSPDTHEQIKTCLCVEVVQGYGLTETTSGATVMDNRDMTYGRTGAPLTVCDIRLVNWEEGRYRITNKPYPQGEVLIGGDCVSKGYYKLPDKTDEEFFEEDGKQWFKTGDIGEIHPDGVLKIIDRKKDLVKLQAGEYVSLGKVESELKTCPIVENICIYGDPTKQFTVALVVPNHKHLEELAERNSLKSKPFDELCTSPIMEKAVLKELSEHARKCKLQKYEVPAVLTLCKEVWSPDMGLVTAAFKLKRKEIQEKYQHDIKRMYAS, from the exons ATGTTTATTGAAGATGACGCACA AATGGAAAGCTTCTGGGTGCAGAGCGCGATCGGTGCTATCAAAGTGCTCGCTTTTGTGTGTGACATAATCACGTTGCCGGTATATTTGGTGTTGCAGCGACCATGGAAGCGAAGAGAGGAGTCGCGACGCGTCAAG GCGCGTGTTGTCAGTTCCGATGAGCATTCGTTGACCTATCGCACTATTGAACCGCCCCGCGAGGTACACGTGAAGATGCTGCAAAATAACATCGACACACTAGAGAAGATGTTCAACTATGTGGCCAAGGTGCATTCGAACAAACGTTGCTTGGGCACACGTCAGATCCTCAGCGAAGAGGATGAGGTGCAACCGAATGGACGCATCTTCAAGAAGTACAATATGGGCGAGTATAAGTGGAAGAATTTCATTGAGACCGATCGCATGGCAACGTCCTTCGGTCGCGGTCTGCGCGAATGTGGTCAGAGCGCCCGACagaatattgttatttttgcggAGACGCGCGCCGAATGGATGATTGCGGCGCATGGTTGCTTCAAGCAGGCGATGTCCATTGTAACTGTATATGCCACACTAGGCGATGAAGGCGTGGCGCATT GCATCAGCGAAACGGAAGTCACCACAGTGATTACGTCGCACGAGCTGTTGCCTAAATtcaagcagttgctggataaaTGCCCCAATGTAAACACCGTTATCTACATGGAAGATCAGTTGCATAAGACCGACACAACGGGCTTCAAGGACGGCGTACGCGTTCTCTCTTTTTCGCAAGTTGTGCGCATGGGTCAGGAGAGCAAGTTTG AGAGCGTTCCACCCAAACCCGAGGACACAGCCATTATTATGTATACTTCCGGCTCGACAGGCACACCGAAGGGCGTGTTATTGTCTCATCAAAATTGTATTGCCACAATGAAAGGTTTCTGTGACGTGGTGACCGTGAAGCCTGACGATGTGCTGATTGG CTTCCTGCCGCTCGCGCACGTGTTTGAATTGCTCGCCGAGAGTGTTTGCCTGATTACCGGCGTACCCATTGGCTACTCCACGCCACTGACTCTAATTGACACCAGCAGTAAGATTATGCGCGGCAGCAAAGGTGATGCGACCGTCTTGAGACCCACATGCATGACTTCCGTGCCG ttAATCTTGGACCGCATCTCCAAGGGCATTAACGACAAAGTTAATTCGGGTTCTGCTTTCAAGAAGGCGCTCTTCAAATTTCTGTATCAGTACAAAGTGCAATGGACGAATCGTGGCTATCAGACGCCGTTGATTGATAA ATTGGTTTTCCAGAAGGTCTCAAAATTGCTTGGTGGTCGCGTGCGATTGGTGCTCTCCGGCGGTGCGCCACTTTCACCCGATACACATGAACAAATCAAAACATGCTTATGCGTAGAAGTAGTACAAGGTTACGGTCTAACGGAGACTACATCGGGCGCCACGGTTATGGACA ACCGTGATATGACTTATGGTCGCACTGGCGCACCGCTGACCGTCTGCGACATACGTCTAGTCAACTGGGAGGAGGGCAGATATCGTATTACAAATAAACCATATCCACAG GGCGAAGTGCTAATAGGCGGTGATTGTGTATCGAAAGGTTACTACAAATTGCCCGACAAAACCGATGAGGAATTTTTCGAGGAGGATGGCAAACAGTGGTTTAAGACTGGCGACATTGGTGAAATTCATCCAGATGGTGTACTTAAAATCATTG ATCGCAAGAAGGACTTGGTTAAGCTGCAGGCCGGCGAATACGTGTCACTCGGCAAAGTTGAATCCGAACTGAAGACTTGCCCAATTGTGGAGAATATCTGCATTTATGGCGATCCAACCAAACAGTTCACCGTGGCATTGGTGGTGCCCAATCACAAACATCTCGAAGAATTGGCCGAACGCAATAGTTTAAAGTCCAAACCTTTTGACGAGTTATGCACGTCGCCTATTATGGAGAAAGCGGTCCTAAAAGAACTATCCGAACATGCCAGGAAAT GCAAATTGCAAAAGTATGAAGTGCCCGCAGTGCTCACGCTCTGCAAGGAGGTTTGGTCACCTGACATGGGTCTCGTTACGGCCGCTTTTAAGCTGAAACGCAAGGAAATACAAGAAAAATACCAACACGATATCAAACGCATGTACGCGTCATGA